The following are encoded together in the Notolabrus celidotus isolate fNotCel1 chromosome 9, fNotCel1.pri, whole genome shotgun sequence genome:
- the trmt2a gene encoding tRNA (uracil-5-)-methyltransferase homolog A, translating into MADVSDSPVLDPSPSKEKTDDLPQDSNNDDVQSDMKEGEVSEDPSMYRYIKTDLFTSEIYKVEIRNLPKFIGFNDLKKFLAKHGLNPHKIKLFGKQTFAFVTFKNEEERDKAMKMVHGMQWKGQVLSVKLAKPKADPILRKRRQEEGEGTGGQPPSKRTERDEQEEPLSVQIANVVTPLWNVPYEEQLKRKEQEVVGVLQRLAKEIGNTNKALLPWLFAQKGKYNKMCCPLEAIRPSPTQTEYRNKCEFLISMGADGEDKTIGFRLGKYKGGSCAVVGPAETSHVSAEAKRVVSEFQKFIRTTQYSVYSPETYEGHWKQLTVRTTRTKQAMAMAFFNPQKLEEEEINALKTSMRKYFTEGEGKDCGLTSLYFVREGQRTSPNLEDLPCELVSGEGSINEELLGLKFRISPHSFFQVNTGAAEVLYSAVGEWAQLDQESTVLDVCCGTGTIGISLAKRVKKVIGIELCQEAVEDAKVNAKLNGLSNVEFHCGKAEDVFPNILNALVSPNLTAIVDPPRAGLHSKVVLAIRRAEHLKRLVYVACNAKAAMNNFIDLCRAPSNRVHGAPFRPVRAMAVDLFPQTMHVEMLLLLERVDYDSPQQQTSSTQEETAS; encoded by the exons atggcAGATGTAAGTGACAGCCCAGTGCTGGATCCTTCCCCCTCAAAGGAGAAGACTGATGACCTGCCTCAGGACTCCAACAACGATGATGTACAGTCTGACATGAAAGAGGGGGAGGTTAGTGAAGACCCCAGCATGTACCGCTACATTAAAACTGACCTCTTCACATCTGAGATCTACAAGGTGGAAATCAGGAATCTCCCAAAGTTCATCGGCTTCAACGATCTGAAGAAGTTCCTGGCCAAACACGGCCTCAACCCTCACAAAATCAAGCTGTTCGGCAAGCAGACGTTCGCTTTTGTCACGTTCAAGAATGAGGAAGAGCGAGACAAGGCGATGAAGATGGTTCACGGCATGCAGTGGAAGGGTCAGGTTCTGAGTGTCAAGCTTGCAAAACCTAAAGCAGACCCCatcctgaggaagaggaggcaggaggagggagagggcaCAGGAGGGCAGCCTCCATCCAAACGTACAGAGAGGGATGAGCAGGAGGAGCCGCTCAGTGTTCAGATAGCCAACGTGGTGACTCCTTTGTGGAACGTGCCTTATGAGGAGCAGCTGAAGAGGAAGGAGCAGGAGGTGGTGGGGGTTCTGCAGAGGCTGGCCAA agagaTTGGCAACACCAACAAAGCCCTGCTGCCCTGGCTGTTTGCTCAAAAagggaaatacaacaaaatgtgTTGTCCCCTGGAAGCTATCCGACCCTCTCCTACACAG ACGGAGTACAGAAACAAGTGTGAGTTCCTCATTTCGATGGGTGCAGATGGCGAGGATAAGACCATCGGTTTCCGCCTGGGGAAATACAAAGGCGGCTCCTGTGCGGTGGTGGGACCAGCAGAGACAAGTCATGTCTCAGCTGAGGCAAAGAGAGTGGTCAGCGAGTTTCAGAAGTTCATCAG GACAACTCAGTACTCTGTGTACAGCCCTGAAACATATGAAGGACACTGGAAGCAGCTAACTGTGCGGACTACAAGGACCAAACAAGCCATGGCTATGGCTTTCTTTAACCCACAG AAACTGGAAGAAGAGGaaatcaatgcattaaaaacctCCATGAGGAAGTACTTCACAGAAGGAGAGGGGAAAGACTGTGGATTAACCTCTCTTTACTTTGTCAGAGAGGGTCAAAG GACTTCTCCAAACCTGGAGGACTTGCCCTGTGAGCTGGTGTCTGGAGAGGGCAGCATCAATGAGGAGCTCCTGGGTCTAAAGTTCAGAATATCTCCTCATTCTTTTTTCCAG GTGAACACAGGAGCAGCAGAGGTGCTGTACTCAGCGGTGGGGGAGTGGGCCCAGCTGGACCAGGAAAGCACCGTACTGGATGTGTGCTGTGGAACCGGAACCATCGGCATCTCTCTGGCTAAG AGGGTGAAGAAGGTGATTGGGATCGAGCTCTGTCAAGAGGCAGTAGAAGATGCCAAAGTTAATGCAAAGCTCAATG GTCTGAGTAACGTGGAGTTCCACTGTGGAAAAGCAGAGGATGTGTTTCCAAACATCCTGAATGCTCTGGTGTCACCAAACCTCACAGCCATTGTGGATCCACCGAGGGCAGGCCTAC ATTCCAAGGTGGTGCTGGCCATCAGGAGAGCAGAGCACCTGAAGAGGCTGGTTTATGTGGCATGTAATGCTAAAGCAGCTATGAACAACTTCATCGA tttgtgcAGAGCTCCATCAAACAGGGTTCACGGTGCCCCATTCCGTCCAGTGCGAGCCATGGCTGTGGATCTGTTTCCTCAGACGATGCATGTAGAGATGCTTCTGCTGCTGGAGAGAGTGGACTACGATTCCCCTCAACAGCAGACCAGCAGCACTCAGGAAGAAACGGCGTCATAG
- the dgcr8 gene encoding microprocessor complex subunit DGCR8, with the protein MEIDDVIPPLPLEPPDDFGQHEGRAPPPPPLQTSSDAEVMDVSSGGDGYTDTPVDGEAQPQQPLGMGSITFCSHLSNEASPNPRCPRTARHAPPVTKFLPDLKLLRDVKIRVSFTEASSSSSSKDRKVLYTGEGQEGGSDDGLDSLNGELHDSTSEQEAAEGSSGAGKRSEEAEGDLENKVEFAVLDELEDFYENFVDHDNGEHGGFKSEDIIQQEQADDEVVTYSYEEEFDNDVDALLEEGMPVPKKMRPSEDKFGGDSDHQSDGEGGVQPMMTKIKTVLKSRGRPPTEPLPDGWIMTFHNSGIPVYLHRETRVVTWSRPYFLGTGSIRKHDPPTSSIPCLHYKKMKDQEERELNGEATLAEVSPVKQPSEEANNGEGEGEGEGESKMEASGGEQDATNPSSVTDGDPEGEGTTVNIIKPKGPVSFDTAQGALGQVKAKVEVCKDESIELEDFRLYLEKCFDFEQVTVKKFRTWAERRQFNRDMKRKQAESERPILPANQKLITLSVQDAPTKKEFVINPNGKSEVCILHEYMQRVLKVRPVYNFFECENPSEPFGASVIIDGVTYGTGTASSKKLAKNKAARATLEILIPDFVKQTSEEKPVEGDELEYFNHISIEDSRVYELTNKAGLLSPYQILHECLKRNHGMGDTSIKFEVIPGKNQKSEYVMTCGKHTVRGWCKNKRVGKQLASQKILQMLHPHVKNWGSLLRMYGRESNKMVKKESSDKSVIELQQYAKKNKPNLHILNKLQEEMKKLAAQREETRKKPKMTIMESAQPGSEPLCTVDV; encoded by the exons ATGGAGATAGATGATGTTATACCCCCTCTCCCCTTGGAGCCACCAGATGATTTTGGCCAACATGAGGGCAGagcacctccaccacctccccTGCAAACGTCCAGTGACGCAGAGGTAATGGACGTTAGCTCTGGTGGTGATGGATACACAGACACCCCAGTGGACGGGGAAGCCCAGCCACAACAGCCCCTCGGCATGGGCTCAATAACTTTTTGTAGCCACCTCTCAAATGAGGCCAGTCCCAATCCACGGTGCCCAAGAACAGCTCGCCACGCTCCACCCGTCACCAAGTTTCTACCAGACCTCAAGCTGCTCAGAGATGTTAAGATCAGGGTAAGCTTCACtgaagccagcagcagcagcagtagcaagGACAGGAAGGTTTTGTACACAGGCGAGGGGCAGGAGGGAGGAAGTGATGACGGCTTAGACAGCCTGAATGGTGAGTTGCATGACTCGACTAGTGAGCAGGAGGCAGCTGAGGGTAGCTCTGGAGCAGGTAAAAGGTCAGAGGAGGCTGAGGGAGACCTGGAAAACAAGGTAGAGTTTGCTGTCCTGGATGAGTTGGAGGACTTTTATGAGAACTTTGTGGATCACGACAATGGCGAGCATGGCGGCTTTAAGTCTGAGGACATAATTCAGCAGGAGCAAGCAGATGACGAGGTCGTGACTTATTCGTATGAG GAGGAGTTTGACAATGATGTTGATGCTCTGCTGGAGGAGGGCATGCCAGTCCCCAAAAAAATGCGTCCATCAGAAGACAAATTTGGGGGCGACAGTGATCATCAGTCTGATGGTGAAGGAGGTGTTCAGCCCATGATGACCAAAATAAAGACTGTCCTGAAGA GTCGGGGACGCCCACCCACTGAGCCTCTACCTGATGGATGGATCATGACATTCCATAACTCTGGCATTCCAGTCTACCTACACAGAGAGACCAGGGTCGTCACCTGGTCCAGACCCTACTTTCTTGGAACAGGCAGTATTAGG AAACACGACCCCCCCACCAGCAGCATCCCTTGCCTTCACTACAAGAAGATGAAGGATCAGGAGGAAAGGGAACTAAATGGGGAGGCGACACTTGCAGAGGTGTCTCCTGTCAAACAGCCCAGTGAGGAGGCTAAcaatggagagggagagggagaaggagaaggagaaagcaAGATGGAGGCTTCAGGTGGGGAGCAGGACGCCACCAACCCCTCAAGTGTGACTGATGGTGACCCAGAAGGAGAGGGAACCACTGTTAACATCATCAAGCCTAAAGGGCCTGTGTCCTTTGACACTGCACAAGGAGCCTTAGGTCAAGTCAAGGCCAAGGTGGAGGTGTGCAAGGACGAGTCTATAG AGCTTGAAGACTTCCGTCTGTACTTGGAGAAATGCTTTGACTTTGAACAAGTTACTGTAAAGAAGTTCCGTACCTGGGCCGAGCGAAGGCAGTTTAACAGAGACATGAAGAGGAAGCAGGCAGAGTCAGAGAGACCCATCCTTCCTGCCAACCAGAAACTCATCACACTGTCAGTCCAGGATGCTCCCACTAAGAAAG AATTTGTCATCAACCCAAATGGAAAGTCTGAAGTCTGCATCTTGCATGAATATATGCAGCGTGTCCTGAAGGTTCGACCTGTTTACAACTTTTTTGAATGTG agaACCCAAGTGAACCCTTTGGAGCGTCGGTCATTATAGATGGAGTGACATATGGCACAGGAACAGCAAGCAGTAAAAAACTTGCTAAGAATAAAGCTG CTCGAGCCACACTGGAAATCCTCATCCCTGACTTTGTGAAGCAGACGTCGGAGGAGAAGCCTGTTGAAGGAGATGAACTAGAG TATTTTAATCATATCAGTATAGAAGACTCAAGAGTGTATGAGCTGACCAACAAAGCAGGACTACTTTCGCCATATCAGATTCTTCACGAGTGCCTTAAAAG AAACCATGGGATGGGAGATACCAGCATTAAATTTGAGGTGATCCCTGGGAAAAACCAGAAGAGTGAATATGTGATGACGTGTGGGAAACACACTGTGCGCGGCTGGT GCAAGAACAAGAGAGTTGGCAAACAACTGGCATCCCAGAAGATCTTGCAGATGCTTCATCCCCACGTGAAGAACTGGGGCTCACTGCTGCGCATGTACGGCAGAGAGAGCAATAAGATGGTCAAGAAG GAGAGCTCTGACAAGAGTGTGATCGAGCTGCAGCAGTATGCCAAAAAGAACAAGCCAAACCTTCATATCTTGAACAAACTAcaagaagaaatgaagaaactTGCTGCACAGAGG GAGGAAACCAGGAAGAAACCCAAGATGACCATAATGGAGTCTGCCCAGCCGGGGAGTGAACCCCTCTGCACTGTCGACGTCTAA